From one Trifolium pratense cultivar HEN17-A07 linkage group LG1, ARS_RC_1.1, whole genome shotgun sequence genomic stretch:
- the LOC123922313 gene encoding S-adenosylmethionine synthase 3 produces MDTFLFTSESVNEGHPDKICDQVSDAILDACLEQDPESKVACETCTKTNMVMVFGEITTKANVNYEKIVRDTCRGIGFVSDDVGLDADKCNVLVNIEQQSPDIAQGVHGHLSKKPEEIGAGDQGHMFGYATDETPELMPLTHVLATKIGAKLTEVRKNKTCPWVRPDGKTQVTIEYKNDNGAMVPIRVHTILISTQHDETVTNEQIAKDLKEHVIKPVVPAEYLDDKTIFHLNPSGRFVIGGPHGDAGLTGRKIIIDTYGGWGAHGGGAFSGKDPTKVDRSGAYIVRQAAKSVVASGLARRCIVQVSYAIGVPEPLSVFVDTYKTGKIPDKDILVLIKENFDFRPGMIAINLDLTRGGKFRYQKTAAYGHFGRDDPDFTWETVKILKPKA; encoded by the coding sequence ATGGATACCTTTCTCTTCACCTCAGAATCTGTAAATGAAGGTCACCCTGACAAGATCTGTGACCAAGTCTCAGATGCCATCCTCGATGCATGCTTGGAGCAAGATCCAGAGAGCAAGGTTGCCTGTGAGACCTGCACAAAAACTAACATGGTTATGGTCTTTGGTGAAATCACAACCAAGGCAAATGTGAACTATGAGAAAATAGTTCGTGACACATGCAGGGGTATCGGGTTTGTGTCCGATGATGTTGGTCTTGATGCTGACAAATGCAATGTTCTTGTCAACATTGAGCAACAGAGCCCTGATATTGCTCAAGGAGTTCATGGACACTTGTCCAAAAAACCTGAGGAAATTGGAGCTGGTGACCAAGGTCACATGTTTGGCTATGCAACAGATGAAACACCTGAACTAATGCCACTAACACACGTGCTTGCTACTAAAATTGGTGCCAAGCTTACTGAAGTTAGAAAGAATAAGACATGCCCATGGGTTAGGCCTGATGGTAAAACCCAAGTGACTATTGAATACAAGAATGATAATGGAGCTATGGTCCCTATTCGTGTGCACACAATCCTCATCTCAACTCAACATGATGAAACCGTCACAAATGAACAGATTGCCAAAGATTTGAAAGAGCATGTCATTAAACCTGTTGTCCCAGCTGAATACCTTGACGACAAGACCATCTTTCACCTTAACCCTTCAGGTAGGTTTGTGATTGGTGGACCCCATGGTGATGCAGGACTCACTGGAAGGAAGATCATTATTGATACCTATGGTGGTTGGGGTGCTCATGGTGGAGGTGCTTTCTCAGGAAAGGATCCAACCAAGGTGGATAGGAGTGGTGCATACATTGTTAGGCAAGCTGCAAAAAGTGTTGTAGCTTCAGGGCTTGCACGTCGTTGTATTGTGCAGGTTTCTTATGCAATTGGAGTGCCAGAGCCACTTTCTGTGTTTGTGGACACCTACAAAACTGGAAAGATACCTGATAAGGATATTTTGGTTTTGATTAAGGAGAATTTTGATTTCAGGCCTGGAATGATTGCTATCAATCTTGACCTCACAAGAGGTGGCAAATTCAGGTACCAGAAGACTGCTGCATATGGGCATTTTGGACGTGATGATCCCGATTTCACATGGGAGACTGTGAAGATACTCAAGCCCAAGGCTTGA